The Coffea arabica cultivar ET-39 chromosome 3c, Coffea Arabica ET-39 HiFi, whole genome shotgun sequence genome contains a region encoding:
- the LOC113735884 gene encoding arginine decarboxylase 1B, chloroplastic-like — protein sequence MPSSLFIFKPSLAFIFKPGVRGILSDLTCDSDGKVDKFIGGESSLPPHELQGIGGSGGGYNLEMFLGGAYEEALGGFHNLFGGPSVVRVSQSDGPHSFAMTCAVPGVACRDVLRVM from the coding sequence ATGCCATCTTCACTCTTCATCTTCAAGCCATCGTTAGCCTTCATCTTCAAGCCTGGAGTGAGGGGAATATTGTCGGACCTGACGTGTGATAGTGATGGGAAGGTCGACAAGTTTATTGGAGGTGAGTCAAGCTTGCCCCCCCATGAATTGCAAGGCATTGGTGGTAGTGGTGGGGGATACAATTTGGAAATGTTCTTAGGTGGGGCTTATGAGGAGGCGCTTGGAGGATTCCATAACCTGTTTGGCGGCCCTAGCGTCGTACGTGTGTCCCAGAGTGATGGCCCTCACAGCTTTGCTATGACGTGTGCCGTCCCTGGAGTGGCATGCAGGGATGTTCTCCGGGTGATGTAG